A stretch of Aerococcus christensenii DNA encodes these proteins:
- the ffh gene encoding signal recognition particle protein: MAFESLSDRLQGAVEKVGKKGKISEGDLKEMMREVRLALLEADVNFKVVKNFVRKVQEKALNSEVLASLSPAQQIIKIVDEELTALLGGEQVGIQYAKEGPTVIMMAGLQGAGKTTTVGKLANHLRQEDHRRPLLVAGDVYRPAAIDQLETIGKQLDVPVFQLGNQVSPVEIAKKALLYAEEKGYDTVFIDTAGRLQIDQTLMEELKNIQEAVHPDEILLTIDAMTGQEAANVAKTFNETIDVTGVVLTKLDGDTRGGAALSIASITGKPIKFAGMGEKLTELETFYPDRMSNRILGMGDMMTLIEKAQKEFDEEEAAAMAEKMKANTYDFNDFLKQMNQVNKLGSFESILKMIPGLNKMLPIDKMNIDPKDMVRTKAIIQSMTEEERQNPDAINQSRRRRIAKGSATTLIQVNQLIKQFNQTRTMMSAMTNGDMSALSGLMGGMPGGGMGGFGRMDGGRRKKNRVQELAAKKMARQLNKKRRHSGKKH, encoded by the coding sequence ATGGCATTTGAAAGTTTATCCGATCGTTTACAAGGAGCGGTTGAAAAAGTAGGAAAAAAAGGAAAAATTTCAGAAGGTGACTTGAAGGAAATGATGCGGGAAGTTCGCCTAGCGCTTTTAGAAGCGGACGTGAACTTCAAAGTTGTGAAAAATTTTGTCCGAAAAGTTCAAGAAAAAGCTTTAAATAGTGAAGTATTAGCATCTTTGAGTCCTGCTCAACAAATTATAAAAATTGTGGATGAAGAACTGACTGCTCTTTTAGGGGGAGAACAAGTCGGTATCCAATATGCTAAGGAAGGGCCAACTGTTATTATGATGGCTGGGTTACAAGGGGCAGGTAAAACGACAACAGTTGGGAAATTAGCTAACCATCTTCGACAAGAAGATCATCGGCGTCCTCTTCTTGTTGCAGGGGATGTCTATCGCCCGGCTGCAATTGATCAATTAGAAACAATCGGGAAGCAATTAGACGTACCTGTCTTTCAATTAGGGAACCAAGTGAGCCCGGTTGAAATCGCTAAAAAAGCACTCCTTTATGCAGAAGAGAAGGGGTATGATACGGTATTTATTGATACCGCAGGGCGACTACAAATCGATCAAACCTTGATGGAAGAACTTAAAAATATTCAAGAAGCAGTACATCCAGATGAAATTCTTCTGACGATTGATGCCATGACAGGGCAAGAAGCAGCGAATGTTGCCAAGACTTTCAATGAAACTATCGATGTGACAGGAGTTGTTTTGACGAAATTAGATGGGGATACTCGCGGTGGAGCAGCCTTGTCAATCGCCTCGATAACAGGAAAACCTATCAAATTTGCTGGGATGGGGGAAAAGTTAACTGAACTTGAAACATTCTATCCAGACCGGATGTCCAATCGAATTTTGGGAATGGGAGATATGATGACTCTCATCGAAAAGGCTCAAAAAGAATTCGATGAGGAAGAAGCAGCGGCTATGGCTGAAAAAATGAAAGCCAATACCTATGACTTCAATGACTTCTTGAAGCAGATGAATCAAGTCAATAAGTTAGGTTCTTTTGAAAGTATTTTGAAGATGATTCCTGGCTTGAATAAGATGTTACCCATTGACAAAATGAATATTGATCCTAAAGATATGGTACGAACTAAGGCGATCATTCAATCCATGACAGAAGAAGAACGGCAAAACCCAGATGCCATTAATCAAAGTCGAAGAAGACGTATTGCCAAAGGATCTGCAACGACTTTGATTCAAGTCAACCAATTGATCAAACAATTCAATCAGACGCGCACAATGATGTCTGCTATGACCAATGGAGACATGAGTGCCCTCAGCGGATTAATGGGTGGTATGCCAGGTGGTGGCATGGGAGGATTTGGTAGAATGGATGGCGGACGTCGAAAGAAGAACCGGGTCCAAGAACTCGCTGCTAAGAAAATGGCACGGCAATTGAATAAAAAACGTCGACATAGTGGGAAGAAACATTAA
- a CDS encoding putative DNA-binding protein, protein MEISKTNEVNQLFDFYGDLLTPKQREYIEMYYRDDYSLGEIAEYSQVSRQAVYDNIRRTEKILKHYEKILHLKKYYQLRNERGEELLRYFDTQYPTDTYLKKTLTELLLIEDSKD, encoded by the coding sequence GTGGAAATTAGTAAGACCAATGAAGTGAATCAACTGTTTGATTTTTATGGAGATCTCCTCACGCCTAAACAAAGAGAATATATCGAGATGTATTATCGAGATGATTATTCTTTGGGAGAAATAGCGGAATATAGTCAAGTAAGTCGGCAAGCTGTTTATGATAATATTCGACGAACAGAAAAAATTTTAAAACATTATGAAAAGATTTTACATTTGAAAAAATATTATCAGTTAAGAAATGAACGGGGAGAAGAGTTACTTCGCTATTTTGATACCCAATATCCAACAGATACTTATTTGAAAAAGACACTTACAGAATTATTGCTCATTGAGGATAGTAAAGATTAA
- the ftsY gene encoding signal recognition particle-docking protein FtsY, giving the protein MGLFDRIKQAFTGEDPALTHQTKSSEEEKIIFEKYDKGVEKTRKTFSQKMNDLFAGFREVDEDFFDDLEETLITSDVGFDMTLALSDAVREAIQRKGITQGEEVKQTVIEELIRIYDKGEEGKVVLQENEEGPTVYLFVGVNGVGKTTTIAKMAYRYASQGKKVLLAAGDTFRAGAVEQLMKWGERLDVPVVIGKENGDPSAVVYDAMKKAQTEGYDYLLIDTAGRLQNKVNLMNELEKMNRVIKREIPSAPHETLLVLDATTGQNALVQAKEFHKTVDLTGLVLTKLDGTAKGGVIFAIRYELDLPVKLIGLGEAMDDLQIFSAENFIYQLVRSVVEVKD; this is encoded by the coding sequence ATGGGCTTATTTGATCGAATTAAACAAGCGTTTACAGGAGAAGATCCCGCTTTAACCCATCAAACGAAATCGAGTGAAGAAGAGAAAATTATTTTTGAGAAATACGATAAGGGGGTTGAAAAAACTCGTAAAACTTTTTCTCAAAAAATGAATGATTTGTTTGCAGGATTTCGTGAAGTGGATGAAGATTTCTTTGATGATTTAGAGGAAACTTTGATAACAAGCGATGTGGGTTTTGATATGACTTTAGCCTTGTCAGATGCTGTCAGAGAAGCTATCCAAAGAAAAGGCATTACCCAAGGAGAAGAAGTCAAGCAAACAGTTATTGAAGAACTCATTCGAATCTATGATAAGGGAGAAGAAGGAAAGGTTGTTCTTCAAGAAAATGAAGAAGGCCCAACGGTTTATCTCTTTGTTGGCGTCAACGGTGTAGGGAAAACAACAACGATTGCTAAAATGGCTTATCGCTATGCCAGCCAAGGTAAGAAAGTCCTTCTCGCTGCGGGCGATACTTTTCGGGCAGGCGCTGTTGAACAATTGATGAAATGGGGAGAACGCTTAGATGTTCCAGTGGTGATCGGCAAAGAAAATGGAGATCCTTCAGCCGTAGTCTATGATGCGATGAAAAAAGCCCAAACTGAAGGATACGATTACTTGCTCATTGATACGGCCGGTCGATTGCAAAACAAGGTCAACTTGATGAATGAATTAGAAAAAATGAATCGAGTAATCAAAAGAGAAATCCCTTCTGCCCCTCACGAGACTTTGTTGGTTTTAGATGCGACAACTGGACAAAATGCGCTCGTTCAAGCCAAAGAATTCCATAAAACAGTAGATTTAACAGGATTAGTTCTGACGAAGTTAGATGGAACGGCTAAAGGTGGGGTTATTTTTGCTATTCGTTATGAATTAGATCTTCCCGTGAAGTTAATTGGACTTGGAGAAGCTATGGATGATTTACAAATTTTCAGCGCTGAAAATTTCATTTATCAATTAGTTCGATCAGTGGTTGAAGTGAAAGACTAA
- a CDS encoding Cof-type HAD-IIB family hydrolase produces the protein MIKLIAIDLDGTLLRDDKTISEANSQSIQQAIHSGVEVVICTGRPIEGIQFVLDQCQMNSSDHYSITYNGGLVLRNQSREVISETIMKREDLKKIEAVMQELDLPVDAVGIDAAYRMHYPKDWPGTYDQLTTYMPFYSYQSDDLQEDYHFYKIVVNTEEEHLQSQIKNLPAWLSQTYSVMQSHPYQLEVMPKGIDKGTGLEALSQYLGIQAAEVMAIGDEQNDLAMLEWAGTGVAMANASDEVKAHATYVTKSNGEDGVAHAIHRFILDKKEK, from the coding sequence ATGATAAAATTAATAGCGATTGATTTAGATGGTACCCTTTTAAGGGACGATAAAACGATTAGTGAAGCGAATAGTCAAAGCATACAACAAGCTATTCACTCCGGAGTGGAAGTGGTTATCTGTACAGGACGCCCTATTGAAGGCATTCAATTTGTCTTGGATCAATGTCAAATGAATAGCTCTGATCATTATAGTATTACCTATAATGGCGGTTTGGTATTAAGAAATCAATCTCGAGAAGTGATTTCTGAAACAATCATGAAAAGAGAAGATTTGAAAAAGATCGAAGCGGTTATGCAAGAGTTAGACTTACCTGTGGATGCGGTGGGCATCGATGCCGCTTATCGTATGCATTATCCTAAGGACTGGCCAGGCACCTATGATCAATTGACGACTTATATGCCTTTCTATTCTTACCAGTCGGATGATTTACAGGAAGACTATCATTTTTATAAAATTGTTGTTAATACAGAAGAAGAACATCTTCAAAGTCAAATCAAGAACTTGCCTGCTTGGTTAAGTCAAACTTATTCTGTGATGCAGTCGCATCCTTACCAATTGGAAGTGATGCCTAAGGGAATTGATAAGGGAACCGGACTAGAAGCTCTGAGTCAATATTTAGGAATTCAAGCAGCAGAAGTGATGGCTATTGGGGATGAACAAAATGACCTTGCAATGTTAGAGTGGGCAGGAACAGGAGTCGCTATGGCTAATGCTAGTGATGAAGTGAAGGCCCATGCGACTTATGTGACAAAGAGTAATGGGGAAGACGGTGTGGCTCACGCTATTCATCGTTTTATATTGGACAAAAAGGAGAAATAA